From the Paenibacillus sp. genome, one window contains:
- a CDS encoding bifunctional 3,4-dihydroxy-2-butanone-4-phosphate synthase/GTP cyclohydrolase II, with product MANEKIKFDTIEEAIYDLMMGKSIIVVDDENRENEGDFIALAEKATPDVINFMIKEGRGLVCVPITEERATELDLPPMVQRNTDYHGTAFTVSIDHVGTSTGISAAERAATVKAMIDPRAKPSDFRRPGHIFPLIAKKGGVLRRAGHTEAAVDLARMCGSYPAAVICEVIKEDGEMARVPDLREIADKFGLKLITIENLIRYRNEKEKLVRREVEANLPTDFGTFRAVAYTNEIDGKEHVAFVKGDIDPEKPVLVRVHSECLTGDVFHSHRCDCGPQLAAAMEAIEKNGSGVLLYMRQEGRGIGLINKLKAYVLQEQGLDTVDANIKLGFAPDLRDYGIGAQILKDLGVRTIRLLTNNPRKIAGLEGYGLSIAERVPLQMTANKDNSRYLHTKKEKLGHLLQFEEQGEPAAEPTKL from the coding sequence ATGGCGAACGAGAAAATCAAGTTCGATACGATCGAGGAAGCGATTTACGACCTGATGATGGGGAAATCGATCATCGTGGTCGATGACGAGAACCGCGAGAACGAAGGCGATTTTATCGCCTTGGCCGAGAAGGCGACGCCGGACGTCATCAACTTCATGATCAAGGAAGGACGCGGGCTCGTCTGCGTTCCGATCACGGAGGAGCGCGCGACGGAGCTCGATTTGCCGCCGATGGTGCAGCGCAACACCGACTACCACGGCACGGCGTTCACGGTGTCGATCGACCATGTCGGCACGTCGACGGGCATTTCGGCGGCGGAGCGGGCAGCGACCGTCAAAGCGATGATCGATCCGCGGGCGAAGCCGTCCGATTTCCGCCGGCCCGGCCACATCTTCCCGCTCATCGCGAAGAAAGGCGGCGTGCTGCGGCGCGCGGGGCATACGGAGGCGGCCGTGGATCTCGCCCGCATGTGCGGCAGCTATCCGGCGGCGGTCATTTGCGAAGTGATCAAGGAAGACGGCGAAATGGCGCGCGTGCCCGATCTGCGCGAAATCGCCGACAAGTTCGGCCTGAAGCTGATCACGATCGAAAACTTGATCCGGTACCGCAACGAGAAAGAGAAGCTCGTGCGCCGCGAGGTCGAAGCGAACCTGCCGACGGACTTCGGCACGTTCCGCGCCGTCGCGTATACGAACGAGATCGACGGGAAGGAGCATGTCGCGTTCGTCAAAGGCGACATCGACCCGGAGAAGCCGGTGCTCGTCCGCGTCCACTCGGAATGCCTCACCGGCGACGTGTTCCATTCGCATCGGTGCGACTGCGGTCCGCAGCTCGCCGCCGCGATGGAAGCGATCGAGAAGAACGGCTCCGGCGTGCTGCTGTATATGCGCCAGGAAGGCCGCGGCATCGGCCTCATCAATAAATTGAAGGCGTACGTGCTGCAGGAGCAGGGATTGGACACCGTCGACGCGAATATTAAGTTAGGCTTCGCCCCGGATCTGCGGGATTACGGCATCGGCGCGCAAATTTTGAAAGATTTGGGCGTGCGGACGATCCGGCTGCTCACGAACAACCCGAGGAAAATCGCCGGTCTGGAAGGATACGGCTTATCGATCGCGGAGCGGGTGCCGCTCCAAATGACGGCGAACAAAGACAACAGCCGCTACCTGCATACAAAGAAAGAGAAGCTCGGCCACCTGCTGCAGTTCGAGGAGCAGGGCGAGCCGGCCGCGGAACCGACAAAATTGTAA
- the ribE gene encoding 6,7-dimethyl-8-ribityllumazine synthase: protein MVHLYEGNLISQGKTYGIVVGRFNEFISSKLLSGALDALKRHGAAEDEISVAWVPGAFEIPLVAQKMAESGRFDAVITLGAVIRGSTPHFDFVCNEAAKGVAAIALKTGVPTIFGVLTTDSIEQAVERAGTKAGNKGWEAAVTAIEMANLVSQFQK from the coding sequence ATGGTACACTTGTACGAAGGCAATCTCATTTCCCAAGGCAAAACGTACGGCATCGTCGTCGGCCGTTTCAATGAATTCATTTCCTCGAAGCTGCTCAGCGGCGCGCTTGACGCGCTCAAGCGGCACGGCGCCGCCGAGGACGAGATCAGCGTCGCGTGGGTGCCTGGCGCGTTCGAAATTCCGCTCGTCGCCCAGAAGATGGCCGAAAGCGGCCGTTTCGACGCGGTGATCACGCTGGGCGCCGTCATCCGCGGTTCGACCCCGCACTTCGACTTCGTGTGCAACGAAGCGGCCAAAGGCGTCGCGGCGATTGCGCTGAAAACCGGCGTGCCGACGATTTTCGGCGTGCTGACGACCGATTCGATCGAGCAAGCGGTCGAGCGCGCGGGCACGAAAGCGGGCAACAAAGGCTGGGAAGCGGCCGTCACCGCCATCGAGATGGCGAACCTCGTGTCCCAGTTCCAAAAGTAA
- a CDS encoding segregation/condensation protein A produces the protein MSVTYKLPAFEGPLDLLLHLIDKAEVDITNIPISDITDQYLGYVSMMEELELEVASEFLVMAATLLSIKSKMLLPKPPAIDLDLEYEEYPEDSLEELVHKLIEYRKYKSIAEHLREKELEQSLVYTREPHDLSPYAVEIKRNPVEGLDTFDLLLAFQKALKRAANRNVVAKIRRDEVSVKDRIRDMILLLRNEGGRLLFSQLFDETATRDDLVVSFLALLELMKMNKVSCYQHDRFGDIVIQAKEGADTDDEELERLEIDH, from the coding sequence ATGAGCGTAACCTACAAGCTGCCAGCCTTCGAAGGACCGCTGGACCTGCTCCTCCACTTGATCGACAAGGCGGAAGTGGACATCACGAATATCCCGATCAGCGACATAACGGACCAATATTTGGGGTACGTGTCGATGATGGAGGAGCTCGAGCTGGAAGTGGCGAGCGAGTTTCTCGTCATGGCCGCGACGCTGCTGTCGATCAAAAGCAAAATGCTGCTGCCGAAGCCGCCCGCGATCGACCTCGACCTCGAGTACGAGGAGTACCCGGAGGACTCGCTCGAGGAGCTCGTGCACAAATTGATCGAGTACCGCAAGTACAAATCGATCGCGGAGCATCTGCGGGAAAAGGAGCTGGAGCAGAGCCTCGTCTATACGCGCGAGCCGCACGATCTGTCGCCGTATGCCGTAGAGATCAAGCGGAATCCGGTCGAGGGGCTCGACACGTTCGATTTGCTGCTCGCCTTCCAGAAGGCGCTCAAACGCGCGGCGAACCGGAACGTCGTGGCGAAAATTCGCCGCGACGAAGTGTCGGTCAAAGACCGCATCCGCGACATGATCCTCCTGCTGCGGAACGAGGGCGGACGCCTCTTGTTTTCCCAATTGTTCGACGAGACGGCGACGCGCGACGACCTCGTGGTGTCCTTCTTGGCGCTGCTTGAGCTCATGAAGATGAATAAGGTATCGTGCTACCAGCACGACCGATTCGGCGACATCGTCATCCAGGCGAAGGAAGGAGCGGATACCGATGACGAAGAGCTGGAACGATTGGAAATCGATCATTGA
- the scpB gene encoding SMC-Scp complex subunit ScpB: MTKSWNDWKSIIEGLLFAAGDEGLDVREIADVLEIDWRVVEELIEDMREAYVRENRGFRIAKIAGSYQLTTNPDHAPYFAKLAQAPTRGSLSQAALETLAIVAYRQPITRVEIDEIRGVKSDRALHTLMAKELIHEAGRAEAVGRPILYETTKQFLQYFGLSGLKDLPDAERFAGEIDLEAETRMLFEKLEEKQMTIDDLPESSNSIDDA; encoded by the coding sequence ATGACGAAGAGCTGGAACGATTGGAAATCGATCATTGAGGGTCTGCTGTTCGCGGCCGGCGACGAAGGGCTGGACGTCCGCGAGATCGCCGACGTGCTCGAAATCGATTGGCGCGTCGTCGAAGAGCTGATCGAGGATATGCGCGAGGCGTATGTCAGAGAAAATCGCGGCTTTCGGATCGCGAAAATCGCCGGCTCGTACCAGCTGACGACGAACCCGGACCATGCGCCGTACTTCGCGAAGCTGGCGCAGGCGCCGACGCGCGGCTCGCTGTCGCAGGCGGCGCTCGAGACGCTCGCCATCGTCGCGTACCGCCAGCCGATCACTCGAGTCGAGATCGACGAGATCCGCGGCGTCAAATCGGATCGCGCGCTGCATACGCTGATGGCCAAAGAGCTCATCCACGAGGCGGGCCGCGCCGAGGCGGTAGGCCGTCCGATTTTATACGAAACAACCAAGCAATTTTTGCAATATTTCGGCCTCTCCGGTCTGAAAGATTTGCCCGACGCCGAACGGTTCGCGGGCGAGATCGATCTGGAGGCGGAAACGCGCATGCTGTTCGAAAAGCTGGAAGAAAAGCAAATGACGATCGACGATTTACCGGAATCATCCAATTCCATCGATGACGCATGA
- a CDS encoding DUF2953 domain-containing protein translates to MWWWIALAVLAVLSFAVLLSNVWIGAAYVREGENDEIDLSVRALFGLVRLRYKVPTVELKPWLRGLRLKVDEEESSTSLPVLDFTREEIHNFILRVRELIQHMKNVRAFLAGTLQHIHVTEIVWSTRFGVGDAAETGMTGGVVWGLKSAVIGYLSRWVTLERRPEIQVVPAFNKTEFRTDFRLESRVRVAKLFVIGAMLFYRVLKRPGGWKVWLRELFLRAPDERPA, encoded by the coding sequence ATGTGGTGGTGGATCGCATTGGCCGTCCTCGCCGTTCTGTCGTTCGCGGTGCTGCTATCCAACGTATGGATCGGGGCGGCCTATGTGCGCGAAGGGGAGAACGACGAAATCGATCTTTCCGTCCGCGCTTTGTTCGGGCTCGTCCGGCTGCGATACAAGGTGCCGACCGTGGAGCTGAAGCCGTGGCTTCGCGGCCTTCGACTGAAGGTGGACGAGGAGGAAAGCAGCACTTCGCTGCCCGTGCTCGATTTTACCCGCGAGGAAATCCACAATTTTATTTTGCGGGTGCGCGAGCTGATTCAACATATGAAAAACGTGCGGGCGTTCCTCGCGGGCACGCTGCAGCATATTCATGTCACCGAGATCGTCTGGTCGACGCGGTTCGGGGTCGGCGACGCCGCCGAAACCGGCATGACCGGCGGCGTCGTGTGGGGGCTCAAGAGCGCGGTCATCGGGTATTTGTCGCGCTGGGTGACGCTCGAACGCCGGCCCGAGATCCAAGTGGTCCCGGCGTTCAACAAAACCGAATTTCGCACGGACTTCCGTCTCGAAAGCCGCGTGCGGGTCGCGAAGCTGTTCGTCATCGGCGCCATGCTGTTTTACCGCGTGCTGAAGCGGCCGGGCGGCTGGAAGGTGTGGCTGCGGGAGCTGTTCCTGCGCGCTCCGGACGAGCGACCTGCCTAA
- the ytfJ gene encoding GerW family sporulation protein, protein MSEHPIQGLMRTAMENLKQMVDVNTIVGDPVTTPDGTLILPISKVGFGFAAGGSEFTVEHEDDRADVTDRGVTPFESRATSQVGFPFGGGSGGGVSITPIAFLVVGTHGVKVVPLDNSSRLVERIFDSAPGLVEKITSMFGGDKSSPNVTMNEFNDVTIGAPMEPIPKSTIS, encoded by the coding sequence ATGAGCGAACACCCGATTCAAGGCTTAATGCGGACGGCGATGGAAAACCTGAAGCAGATGGTCGATGTCAATACGATCGTCGGCGATCCGGTGACGACGCCGGACGGTACGTTGATTTTGCCGATCAGCAAGGTCGGGTTCGGCTTTGCGGCAGGCGGCAGCGAGTTTACGGTCGAGCACGAGGACGACCGCGCGGATGTGACGGATCGCGGCGTGACGCCGTTCGAATCGAGAGCGACGTCGCAGGTCGGCTTTCCGTTCGGCGGGGGCAGCGGCGGAGGCGTGTCGATTACGCCGATCGCGTTCCTCGTCGTCGGCACGCACGGCGTCAAAGTGGTGCCGCTCGATAATTCGTCGCGCCTCGTGGAGCGCATTTTCGACTCCGCCCCGGGCCTTGTCGAGAAAATCACGAGTATGTTCGGCGGAGACAAGTCGAGCCCGAACGTGACGATGAACGAGTTCAACGACGTCACCATCGGAGCGCCGATGGAGCCGATCCCGAAAAGCACGATTTCTTAA
- a CDS encoding CAP-associated domain-containing protein, translating to MRQFQMRHAMLAMIAFLLTFGVANSAEAASFKDVSGHWAADTIQWGVETGAVNGFPDGSFRPNGAVTEAQFVAMLFRAFPDKAPKESGPYWYSAYYRLAAEWNWPVDAAKANAPMKRGAVAQTVAAAFGSQLSVEDAVAFLLDNGLAQGRRAANGRVDFGENGTLTRAEAVQFVRNAALFARDIGPADKPPAKPSDAAAIRVSGVAIGDTEAELLQALGAPARKDASEYGFTWYVYNKDYTSFAMVGVKNGAVVALYGNGASLHLRGLPDGAVAADARKAFGKPLAHILKGNTQFLISSDGEYDVFDTGGAFLTVFYDIVDGGVVVGALAVEKKTELSLAGFYGNPSAALRDAFERQSLDLANSARAARGLSILTWHEGAAAVARGHSEDMAENAFFSHTNLRGESLGGRLQDGDVDYRSAGENIAYGQTSAIFAHEGWMNSPGHRKNMLGAFERLGVGVAFAKEKVPYYTQNFVTP from the coding sequence ATGCGGCAATTTCAGATGCGGCATGCGATGCTGGCCATGATCGCGTTTCTGCTTACGTTCGGCGTCGCAAATTCCGCGGAAGCGGCTTCGTTCAAGGACGTTTCGGGGCATTGGGCGGCGGATACGATCCAATGGGGCGTCGAGACCGGTGCCGTGAATGGATTTCCGGACGGGAGCTTTCGGCCGAACGGCGCCGTGACCGAGGCGCAGTTCGTCGCCATGCTGTTCCGGGCGTTCCCGGACAAAGCTCCGAAGGAGAGCGGGCCGTATTGGTACAGCGCTTATTATCGGTTAGCGGCCGAGTGGAACTGGCCTGTCGACGCCGCCAAGGCGAACGCGCCGATGAAGCGCGGGGCGGTGGCGCAAACGGTGGCGGCCGCGTTCGGCAGCCAGCTGAGCGTCGAGGACGCCGTGGCGTTCCTGCTCGACAACGGGCTCGCGCAGGGGCGCCGGGCGGCGAACGGACGCGTCGACTTCGGAGAGAACGGTACGCTGACGCGCGCAGAGGCGGTACAGTTCGTGCGCAATGCGGCGTTATTCGCTCGAGATATCGGACCGGCGGACAAACCGCCGGCGAAGCCGAGCGACGCGGCGGCGATTCGCGTATCCGGCGTCGCGATCGGCGATACCGAAGCCGAGCTGCTGCAGGCGCTCGGCGCGCCGGCGCGCAAAGACGCGAGCGAATACGGCTTCACGTGGTACGTCTACAACAAGGACTACACATCCTTCGCGATGGTCGGCGTGAAGAACGGCGCCGTCGTCGCCTTGTACGGGAACGGCGCGAGCTTGCATCTGCGCGGCCTTCCGGACGGCGCCGTCGCGGCCGACGCCCGGAAGGCGTTCGGCAAGCCGCTCGCGCACATTTTGAAGGGAAATACCCAATTCTTGATCAGCTCCGACGGCGAATACGACGTGTTCGATACCGGCGGCGCGTTCCTTACTGTCTTCTACGACATTGTCGACGGCGGCGTCGTCGTCGGAGCGCTCGCGGTCGAGAAGAAGACGGAGTTGTCGCTCGCCGGCTTCTACGGTAACCCTTCCGCCGCGTTGAGGGACGCCTTCGAACGGCAGTCGCTCGACCTCGCGAACAGCGCTCGGGCGGCGCGCGGATTGTCTATCCTTACGTGGCACGAGGGGGCGGCGGCCGTCGCTAGAGGCCACAGCGAGGATATGGCGGAGAACGCCTTCTTCTCGCACACGAACCTGCGCGGCGAATCGCTCGGCGGTCGGCTCCAGGACGGGGATGTCGACTACCGGTCGGCAGGCGAGAATATCGCCTATGGCCAAACGAGCGCGATTTTCGCCCATGAAGGCTGGATGAATTCGCCGGGTCACCGCAAAAACATGCTCGGAGCTTTCGAACGCCTCGGCGTCGGCGTCGCCTTCGCGAAGGAGAAAGTGCCGTATTACACGCAAAACTTCGTTACGCCATAA
- a CDS encoding D-alanyl-D-alanine carboxypeptidase family protein translates to MKPASFRFASLLASVTAATVWLASAALPAPAKAEPPRISTHAAASSVIDVKSNRIVFQENGDERMRIASLTKVMTAIVAIENADLTDIVKVSSRAYGKEGSSIYLHLGEEMTLHNMLYGLMLRSGNDAATAIAEHVGGSVEGFVYLMNEKARMLGMKNSSFKNPHGLDEEGHYSSANDMAVLTAYALKNKVFQEIVKTKVKRAPNPNEDWDYKWVNKNKMLNMYEGADGVKTGYTKLAHRTLISSATRNGQQFAVVTLNDGDDWNDHKRLLDYAFQHYPSTTIVRAGERVEAPNLVVARSFEYPLAQGEIGDLRKKIVLEDELSTDYRLGERGRLELYLKGKLIGSLPLFEDGSERYKVQEQATFLYTKYEEREQSYGDVFRTLLKELLTGGAKEGP, encoded by the coding sequence ATGAAACCTGCATCTTTTCGTTTCGCTTCACTACTTGCTTCCGTCACCGCCGCGACGGTTTGGCTTGCGTCCGCGGCGCTGCCGGCGCCCGCGAAAGCGGAGCCGCCGCGCATTTCGACCCATGCGGCCGCCTCTTCGGTCATCGACGTCAAGTCGAACCGGATTGTGTTTCAAGAGAACGGCGACGAGCGGATGCGCATCGCTTCGCTGACGAAGGTCATGACGGCGATCGTCGCGATCGAGAACGCCGACTTGACGGACATCGTGAAGGTGAGCTCGCGCGCGTACGGGAAAGAAGGCTCGTCCATTTATTTGCACCTCGGCGAAGAAATGACGCTCCACAATATGCTGTACGGACTTATGCTGCGCTCCGGCAACGACGCGGCGACGGCGATCGCCGAGCATGTCGGCGGCTCTGTCGAAGGGTTCGTCTATTTGATGAACGAGAAGGCGCGCATGCTCGGCATGAAAAACTCGAGCTTCAAAAACCCGCACGGTCTCGACGAGGAAGGGCACTACTCCTCGGCGAACGACATGGCGGTGCTGACCGCTTACGCCTTGAAGAACAAAGTGTTCCAGGAAATCGTCAAAACAAAGGTCAAACGGGCGCCGAACCCGAACGAAGATTGGGACTACAAATGGGTCAACAAAAACAAAATGCTGAACATGTACGAAGGCGCCGACGGAGTCAAAACCGGTTACACGAAGCTGGCGCACCGCACCTTGATCTCTTCGGCGACGCGGAACGGCCAGCAGTTCGCGGTCGTGACGCTTAACGACGGCGACGATTGGAACGATCATAAACGTCTCCTGGATTACGCCTTCCAACATTACCCGTCGACGACGATCGTGCGCGCCGGCGAACGGGTCGAAGCGCCGAACCTCGTCGTGGCGCGGTCGTTCGAATACCCGCTCGCCCAAGGGGAAATCGGAGATTTGCGCAAAAAAATCGTGCTCGAAGACGAACTGTCGACGGATTACCGGCTCGGCGAGCGCGGACGGCTGGAGCTGTATCTGAAGGGCAAGCTGATCGGCTCGCTTCCGCTGTTCGAAGACGGCAGCGAACGCTATAAAGTGCAGGAACAGGCGACGTTCCTCTATACGAAATACGAGGAGCGGGAACAGAGCTACGGCGACGTGTTTCGGACGCTGCTCAAGGAGCTGCTGACGGGCGGCGCGAAAGAGGGTCCGTAA
- a CDS encoding nucleoside recognition domain-containing protein, translating to MVNYIWLFFIAGGFVVAAINGNVEEVTAAAFDGAKTGVTVCFGLISVLVFWLGMMRIAEDAGLLQKLAKLLSPFVRFLFPSLPRDHPAFGYILSNMSANVLGLGNAATPAGIKAMQELQKLNPDKTKASAAMCTLLAINTASITLIPTTMIAIKMNFGSEHPTDIVGTTLAATAVSLLAAIMLDKWYQRREAPPAEAKPPAPPADN from the coding sequence ATGGTCAATTACATTTGGTTGTTCTTTATCGCCGGCGGCTTCGTCGTCGCGGCGATCAACGGCAACGTCGAGGAAGTGACCGCGGCGGCGTTCGACGGAGCGAAGACGGGCGTGACCGTCTGCTTCGGGCTGATCAGCGTGCTCGTCTTCTGGCTCGGAATGATGCGCATCGCCGAGGATGCGGGGCTGCTGCAGAAGCTGGCGAAGCTGCTCAGCCCGTTCGTGCGCTTCTTGTTTCCGTCGCTGCCGCGGGATCATCCGGCGTTCGGATACATCTTGTCGAACATGAGCGCGAACGTGCTCGGGCTCGGCAACGCGGCGACGCCTGCGGGCATTAAAGCGATGCAGGAGCTGCAGAAGCTGAATCCCGACAAAACGAAGGCGAGCGCGGCGATGTGCACGCTGCTCGCGATCAACACGGCCAGCATCACCTTGATTCCGACGACGATGATCGCGATCAAAATGAATTTCGGCTCGGAGCATCCGACCGATATCGTCGGCACGACGCTCGCCGCGACGGCGGTGTCGCTGCTGGCCGCGATTATGCTCGACAAATGGTACCAGCGGCGGGAGGCGCCGCCAGCCGAGGCGAAGCCGCCCGCTCCGCCGGCCGACAACTAG
- a CDS encoding spore maturation protein: protein MSSLITAISAWAVPVMIVFIPLYAAYRKVPVYESFTEGAKEGFDTAIRIIPHLVGMMAAISVFRASGAMDMLVGLFLPLFAWLGVPADVLPLALLRPITGAGSLAYTTDLMKTHGPDSFVAQIAATVQGSTDTTLYVLTVYFGAVGIRNAGYALRVGLFSDLVGFFAAVAVCYLAFR, encoded by the coding sequence ATGTCTTCGCTGATTACCGCCATATCCGCTTGGGCCGTGCCCGTGATGATCGTGTTCATTCCCTTGTATGCCGCTTACCGCAAAGTGCCGGTGTACGAGTCGTTCACGGAAGGGGCCAAAGAAGGCTTCGACACGGCGATCCGCATCATCCCGCATTTGGTCGGCATGATGGCCGCCATCTCCGTGTTTCGCGCCTCGGGCGCGATGGACATGCTCGTGGGCTTGTTCCTCCCGCTGTTCGCTTGGCTCGGCGTGCCGGCGGACGTGCTTCCGCTCGCCTTGCTGCGACCGATCACGGGCGCGGGATCGCTCGCGTATACGACAGACCTCATGAAAACGCACGGCCCCGACTCGTTCGTCGCCCAGATCGCCGCGACCGTGCAGGGCAGCACCGATACAACGCTGTATGTGCTTACCGTCTATTTCGGAGCCGTCGGCATCCGGAACGCCGGCTACGCGCTTCGCGTCGGGCTGTTTTCCGACCTCGTCGGCTTTTTCGCCGCCGTCGCCGTCTGCTACCTCGCGTTCAGGTAA
- a CDS encoding pseudouridine synthase, whose protein sequence is MERLQKVLAAAGLASRRKSEDIIREGRVTVNGKPVTELGAKVDPTADEIAVDGKPIAKQKKIYLAFYKPKGVISSAKDPEGRQTVMDYMHGIKERVYPVGRLDYDTEGLILLTNDGEFANLLMHPSFHVPKTYLATTKGVPHGTLLDKLRSGIQLEDGMTAPAEVEYADVDPDGKEAVVQITITEGRNRQVRRMFDAIKFPVVRLKRIRFGSVLLGGLQRGKYRHLTKAEVDELRALAEQHATHKVHKGQ, encoded by the coding sequence ATGGAACGATTACAGAAAGTGCTCGCCGCCGCGGGCCTGGCTTCGCGGCGCAAGAGCGAAGATATTATTCGGGAAGGTCGAGTCACGGTCAACGGCAAACCGGTGACGGAACTCGGCGCGAAGGTCGACCCGACGGCCGATGAAATCGCGGTGGACGGAAAACCGATCGCGAAGCAGAAAAAAATATATTTGGCGTTTTATAAGCCCAAAGGCGTCATTTCGAGCGCGAAAGATCCCGAGGGACGGCAGACGGTCATGGATTATATGCATGGCATCAAAGAGCGCGTGTACCCGGTCGGCCGGCTCGATTACGACACCGAAGGGCTCATTTTGCTTACGAACGACGGCGAGTTCGCGAATTTGCTTATGCATCCGAGCTTTCACGTGCCGAAGACGTACCTGGCGACGACGAAAGGGGTGCCTCACGGTACGCTGCTGGACAAGCTGCGCAGCGGCATCCAGCTCGAGGACGGCATGACGGCGCCTGCGGAAGTCGAGTACGCCGACGTCGATCCGGACGGCAAAGAGGCGGTCGTGCAAATTACGATCACCGAGGGGCGGAACCGCCAGGTGCGCCGCATGTTCGATGCGATCAAGTTCCCGGTCGTTCGGCTCAAGCGCATCCGCTTCGGCTCCGTTCTGCTCGGCGGCCTGCAGCGAGGCAAATATCGGCATTTGACGAAAGCGGAGGTGGACGAGCTTCGGGCGCTGGCGGAACAACACGCGACACATAAAGTTCATAAAGGACAGTAA
- a CDS encoding redoxin domain-containing protein → MGKHKKWIQLSIFAFVLLIAAYTVAGSVFGDEERPPEVGDPVAPFQLASLDGEKLGPASYAGRPTVINFWGTFCPPCVEETPALQRMYEKYEEQGVVIIGVNLGEKPVVRVEQFAKQFGVTYPILLDPDLAVRDRYGVRSYPTTFFVDASGVVREVKVGGMTEGYIEAAIQRLLQQS, encoded by the coding sequence ATGGGCAAACATAAAAAATGGATTCAGCTTTCCATCTTCGCCTTCGTCCTGTTGATCGCCGCGTATACGGTGGCGGGCAGCGTGTTCGGGGACGAGGAGCGGCCGCCGGAGGTCGGCGACCCCGTCGCGCCGTTCCAGCTCGCCTCGCTCGACGGAGAGAAGCTCGGCCCCGCGAGCTACGCGGGCCGTCCGACGGTTATCAATTTTTGGGGCACGTTCTGCCCGCCGTGCGTGGAAGAAACGCCGGCGTTGCAGCGCATGTACGAGAAATACGAGGAACAAGGCGTCGTCATCATCGGCGTCAACCTCGGCGAGAAACCGGTCGTTCGCGTGGAACAATTCGCGAAGCAATTCGGCGTCACGTATCCGATTTTGCTCGACCCGGATCTTGCGGTGCGAGACCGCTACGGCGTACGCTCGTATCCGACGACGTTCTTCGTCGACGCTTCGGGCGTCGTTCGCGAAGTGAAGGTCGGCGGCATGACGGAAGGGTATATCGAGGCCGCGATTCAGCGGCTGTTGCAACAATCATAA